The Arctopsyche grandis isolate Sample6627 chromosome 5, ASM5162203v2, whole genome shotgun sequence genome includes a window with the following:
- the LOC143912095 gene encoding neuroendocrine protein 7B2-like: MTLHVALLALLAVVGALGYLPHDAGPKEHFISDALLREVVEKMSKDLVDTPDSYLDFSGQDPNLPFMSRAKKELESDHFDYDSLTDGIPNPSLRNQEQLQDNAVWGFLNGLFSNVAHLNGGSLKNQHIRPGPISHPVIHMKTDTGLPAYCNPPNPCPIGYSDGQGCITNFENTAEFSHEYQSEQECMCDREHMFACPEENNAAEYEKYGRNYGDRFIRTDANLNHLQIDEHKNLVAKKFHVEKSQNPYLSGEKLPVAAKKGINVDMDFD; the protein is encoded by the exons ATGACGCTGCATGTGGCGCTTTTAGCGCTACTTGCAGTCGTCGGGGCGTTGGGGTATTTACCCCACGATGCTGGGCctaag GAGCATTTTATATCGGATGCTTTGCTCAGGGAAGTAGTAGAGAAAATGAGCAAAGATTTGGTCGACACTCCCGATTCTTATTTGGACTTTTCCGGACAAGACCCAAATTTGCCATTCATGTCACGAGCTAAGAAAGAACTAGAAAGCGACCATTTCGATTATGACTCTCTGACCGACGGAATTCCAAACCCCAGTCTTAGGAATCAAGAGCAATTACAGGACAA TGCCGTTTGGGGATTTTTGAATGGACTTTTTTCAAATGTGGCACATTTGAATGGTGGTTCGTTAAAAAATCAACACATTCGACCAGGCCCTATTTCTCACCCAGTTATCCACATGAAAACTGACACAGGCCTTCCAGCTTATTGCAATCCACCGAATCCGTGCCCAATTGGTTATTCTG ATGGACAAGGTTGTATAACCAATTTCGAGAATACTGCAGAATTCAGCCACGAATATCAATCAGAACAAGAGTGCATGTGTGATAGAGAGCATATGTTCGCGTGCCCCGAAGAAAATAATGCAGCAGAATACGAAAAATATGGTAGAAATTATGGCGACAGATTTATCAGAACCGATGCGAATTTGAACCATCTTCAGATCGATGAACACAAAAATCTCGTTGCTAAAAAGTTCCATGTCGAAAAG agccAGAATCCCTATTTGAGTGGTGAAAAACTACCAGTGGCCGCCAAAAAGGGTATCAACGTCGACATGGATTTCGATTAA
- the LOC143911689 gene encoding neuroendocrine protein 7B2-like has protein sequence MALHVALLALIAVVGALGYLPHDAGPKDPYISDALLREVVEKMSKDLVDSADSYLDFSGPDPRYSLMSRANKELESEHFDYDSLSDGNPNPSLRDQEYLQHSTLWGQYLNGGPMKNTQHIRPGSMSHSVNHMKTDTTLPAYCNPPNPCPVGYTEEQGCITNFENTAAFSREYQSEQECMCDGEHMFECPGVNNEGNSVGGSIRSDSSLDRFLAQHLQINEHKNLVAKKFHVKKSQNPYLSGEKLPVAAKKGTNVDMDFD, from the exons ATGGCGCTGCATGTTGCGCTTTTGGCGCTAATTGCAGTCGTCGGAGCGTTGGGGTATTTACCCCATGATGCTGGACCTAAG GATCCCTACATATCAGATGCATTGCTCAGAGAAGTGGTAGAGAAAATGAGCAAGGATTTGGTCGACTCTGCCGATTCTTATTTGGACTTCTCCGGACCAGATCCAAGATATTCTCTAATGTCACGAGCTAACAAAGAGCTAGAAAGCGAGCATTTCGATTATGACTCCTTGTCAGATGGAAACCCAAATCCAAGTTTGAGGGATCAAGAATACTTACAACACAG CACCCTCTGGGGACAATATTTGAACGGTGGTCCGATGAAGAATACTCAGCACATTCGACCAGGCTCCATGTCTCATTCAGTCAATCATATGAAAACGGACACAACCCTTCCAGCTTATTGTAATCCACCAAATCCATGCCCCGTTGGTTATACTg AAGAGCAAGGTTGCATTACGAATTTCGAGAATACTGCAGCCTTCAGTCGTGAATATCAATCAGAACAAGAGTGTATGTGTGATGGAGAACACATGTTCGAGTGTCCTGGAGTAAATAACGAAGGAAACTCTGTTGGTGGATCGATTAGATCAGACTCGAGCTTGGACCGTTTTCTCGCCCAACATCTTCAAATCAATGAGCATAAAAATCTCGTTGCTAAAAAATTTCATGTTAAAAAG AGCCAGAATCCCTATTTGAGTGGTGAAAAACTACCAGTTGCTGCAAAAAAGGGTACCAACGTCGATAtggattttgattga
- the LOC143911935 gene encoding uncharacterized protein LOC143911935 isoform X1 translates to MLTSLFVDTSASGEMSTTIFGNVQLIKIFRCCCIASTLFSIIGKSEVLAHRRSATTSDSILEIINTQEVERLLASRRLNSSRPDRRYMAQNDLDDESLDGNPQTIAYDTADPASDFEKRKSRDNNNRIGVDILMRQYNASSPLQPQEVLAELAAYNGQKLLKSSKNAFVVTRKEYLKKDWCKTEPLVQRIKEEGCLTRTIINKFCYGQCNSFYIPKNPKRRRTRQQLRPDDERDDVDQNGAAFKSCAFCKPKKFMWITVTLRCPSLNPPYKKKRIQRIKQCKCTSVDVN, encoded by the exons ATGCTCACCTCATTATTCGTGGACACGTCCGCTTCCGGTGAG ATGTCGACTACAATTTTTGGGAACGTTCAGCTGATTAAAATTTTCCGGTGCTGTTGCATCGCAAGCACGCTTTTCTCAATTATCGGAAAATCGGAGGTATTAGCTCACAGACGGAGCGCAACAACTTCCGATTCCATCTTGGAGATCATCAACACACAAGAAGTCGAGCGTTTATTGGCATCGAGACGTCTCAATTCTTCCCGACCAGACCGTCGTTACATGGCACAGAATGATCTCGATGACGAATCTTTAGATGGAAATCCTCAAACCATCGCATACGACACGGCCGATCCCGCCAGCGATTTCGAGAAGCGAAAATCCCGAGATAACAACAACAGGATAGGAGTAGACATTCTCATGAGGCAGTACAATGCATCGTCTCCACTCCAGCCTCAAGAAGTACTCGCAGAATTGGCTGCTTACAACGGACAAAAGCTGTTAAAGTCGAGCAAAAATGCTTTCGTGGTCACCAGGAAGGAGTATCTGAAGAAAGATTGGTGCAAAACTGAACCGCTTGTTCAACGGATCAAAGAAGAAGGCTGCTTGACTAGGACGATCATCAACAAGTTTTGCTATGGACAATGCAATTCTTTTTACATTCCGAAAAACCCCAAAAGGCGACGCACAAGGCAACAGTTACGCCCAGACGATGAGAGGGATGACGTGGATCAAAATGGAGCAGCTTTCAAATCCTGCGCTTTCTGCAAGCCGAAGAAATTCATGTGGATCACCGTCACCTTGAGGTGTCCTTCTTTGAATCCACCGTacaaaaaaaagaggatacaaCGAATAAAACAGTGCAAATGCACGTCCGTAGACGTGAATTGA
- the LOC143911935 gene encoding uncharacterized protein LOC143911935 isoform X2, whose amino-acid sequence MSTTIFGNVQLIKIFRCCCIASTLFSIIGKSEVLAHRRSATTSDSILEIINTQEVERLLASRRLNSSRPDRRYMAQNDLDDESLDGNPQTIAYDTADPASDFEKRKSRDNNNRIGVDILMRQYNASSPLQPQEVLAELAAYNGQKLLKSSKNAFVVTRKEYLKKDWCKTEPLVQRIKEEGCLTRTIINKFCYGQCNSFYIPKNPKRRRTRQQLRPDDERDDVDQNGAAFKSCAFCKPKKFMWITVTLRCPSLNPPYKKKRIQRIKQCKCTSVDVN is encoded by the coding sequence ATGTCGACTACAATTTTTGGGAACGTTCAGCTGATTAAAATTTTCCGGTGCTGTTGCATCGCAAGCACGCTTTTCTCAATTATCGGAAAATCGGAGGTATTAGCTCACAGACGGAGCGCAACAACTTCCGATTCCATCTTGGAGATCATCAACACACAAGAAGTCGAGCGTTTATTGGCATCGAGACGTCTCAATTCTTCCCGACCAGACCGTCGTTACATGGCACAGAATGATCTCGATGACGAATCTTTAGATGGAAATCCTCAAACCATCGCATACGACACGGCCGATCCCGCCAGCGATTTCGAGAAGCGAAAATCCCGAGATAACAACAACAGGATAGGAGTAGACATTCTCATGAGGCAGTACAATGCATCGTCTCCACTCCAGCCTCAAGAAGTACTCGCAGAATTGGCTGCTTACAACGGACAAAAGCTGTTAAAGTCGAGCAAAAATGCTTTCGTGGTCACCAGGAAGGAGTATCTGAAGAAAGATTGGTGCAAAACTGAACCGCTTGTTCAACGGATCAAAGAAGAAGGCTGCTTGACTAGGACGATCATCAACAAGTTTTGCTATGGACAATGCAATTCTTTTTACATTCCGAAAAACCCCAAAAGGCGACGCACAAGGCAACAGTTACGCCCAGACGATGAGAGGGATGACGTGGATCAAAATGGAGCAGCTTTCAAATCCTGCGCTTTCTGCAAGCCGAAGAAATTCATGTGGATCACCGTCACCTTGAGGTGTCCTTCTTTGAATCCACCGTacaaaaaaaagaggatacaaCGAATAAAACAGTGCAAATGCACGTCCGTAGACGTGAATTGA